One genomic segment of Salipiger profundus includes these proteins:
- a CDS encoding helix-turn-helix domain-containing protein produces the protein MSNSTDSNGGFGDRLRQAREARGINQTELAAKTGLQPSAIGHFEKERRKPSFANIRALAKALSVTSDYLLGRTSDMAGATTAFRGEENLSDDDREHIQMMIDLMNQRKSGR, from the coding sequence ATGTCAAATTCTACGGATTCCAATGGTGGGTTCGGTGACAGGTTACGTCAAGCCAGAGAGGCGCGAGGGATCAACCAAACGGAACTTGCGGCAAAGACCGGGTTACAACCATCAGCAATCGGCCATTTCGAGAAGGAGCGGCGCAAGCCTTCGTTTGCAAACATTCGGGCCCTCGCGAAGGCATTGAGCGTTACGTCAGACTACTTGCTCGGAAGGACCAGTGACATGGCCGGGGCAACAACGGCTTTTCGCGGTGAAGAAAATTTGTCGGATGACGACCGAGAACACATCCAAATGATGATTGATCTCATGAACCAGAGAAAGTCAGGTCGTTGA
- a CDS encoding ImmA/IrrE family metallo-endopeptidase: protein MSKFRIHMARRQGELKAKEKGYDAFPVDPFAIAETEDIFVEPKDPGRVGVSGGIIFHDESVGIFYATDIKSEGFRRFTVAHELGHYFLEGHPEEILKTAPIHMSRAGFSQGTSSIELEADHFASGLLMPSKLVGEVIGGSRVGLDGIIALSQLAECSLTASAIRAAECCDYPMAVVVSSGDKVAYAFLSESFKKLDKLSFLKKGTPLPRTHTLRFNADTQNIRSARSICGQTSLAEWFSCRRRLTLDEEVIGLGAYGFTLTVLSSEELADDPDDEAYEEEALLIESWTPKFARGR from the coding sequence TTGAGCAAATTCCGAATTCATATGGCGCGGCGCCAAGGTGAACTCAAAGCAAAAGAAAAAGGCTATGATGCTTTCCCCGTTGATCCGTTTGCGATTGCGGAGACCGAGGACATCTTTGTCGAGCCAAAGGATCCCGGCCGGGTTGGCGTGAGCGGCGGGATCATCTTCCATGATGAGAGCGTTGGCATTTTCTATGCGACCGATATCAAGAGCGAAGGATTTCGCAGGTTTACCGTGGCTCACGAACTTGGCCACTATTTTCTTGAGGGGCATCCCGAGGAAATTCTGAAGACTGCTCCGATCCACATGTCCAGGGCCGGGTTTTCACAAGGGACGAGTTCGATAGAGCTGGAGGCGGATCATTTTGCGTCTGGGCTGCTCATGCCATCGAAACTCGTGGGCGAGGTCATCGGGGGAAGCCGTGTCGGTCTGGATGGGATCATTGCGCTAAGCCAGCTGGCCGAGTGCTCGCTCACGGCCTCTGCCATCAGAGCCGCCGAATGTTGCGACTATCCGATGGCGGTTGTCGTCAGTTCTGGCGACAAGGTCGCATATGCGTTCTTGTCTGAAAGCTTCAAAAAGCTTGATAAGCTCTCATTCCTCAAAAAGGGCACTCCGCTACCACGAACCCATACCCTGCGGTTCAACGCTGATACGCAAAACATCCGGTCCGCGCGCTCGATATGTGGTCAGACCAGTCTTGCTGAATGGTTCTCTTGCAGGCGACGGCTTACGTTGGATGAAGAAGTCATCGGTCTCGGTGCTTATGGCTTCACCCTTACCGTCCTTTCCAGCGAAGAACTTGCCGACGACCCTGATGACGAAGCTTACGAAGAGGAAGCCCTATTGATAGAGAGCTGGACTCCCAAGTTCGCTCGAGGTCGCTAA
- a CDS encoding tetratricopeptide repeat protein gives MSSKKIRPPEEMTKASEGYRNALDAVVSAVPAVGGPLATIGRHVLPSERDRKTAKWHSDVSEKLNEQDNRIARQELRQLELEDGTTEQLNGISTRLEIVEQNTRLEAVRTDFSDLVLQPGRKLIEERKYVTALGIFDAVEKGGPSIQDDPEWHAKIASLRGNCYLHLGQEDQASALFLRAYELDTISPKIRSNAVTGFLIREELEAAVRIAQELLDEHPDTPHHWINFVQANGAIGADLSYLDDVPVSVRHDEQVMLTTLNVLRARDDAGWKAKARDTIAAYPESRPARRYAAEAVLDEAVEVLLAPSSSIAQAAEVRRRAEEAAENLADLWTTLLMTEVPAHKTHISLLQNAITGFRIANEPERAMELLEPSIDALIEDEASRTIVAAVALDLGRQDILDRVFQLPFEDKAIMQLEWAIRERDWAQAILVVEMNPEDIERPSEIPVDTLLEVLRAIETSQSNNAEAILAIAEEIQDSASMLTTSQLCKRAGMDDVAADLVRRALDMGPPDSRFLRFKLAESAAKLDWQDDVIDLLDGHVNPEVPGHERFRLAVAHARVSKPRQSGETFFSQLRRHAETDVDLQRAGGHFFVAIGKAREAVPWFKRALNLEPNQAHTILALWQALGRSNQKRRADELLDEVALEELEGEPIDQLNLIQLLWRRGRADVLEQAYDIVTHNEDDPEVCLAFFGMMLMDAFDERPPALPQHDVVELGAWVRLTRPDGDPFEFIVANQEDHTRQHFDTKNAIVAAALGQPVGSGFTTDTGLKPSEWTVTEIKPKTLHLFHRLSTSFQARFPDQRAFQSMRMINEDIEPILDVIRQRGSFVERLFTSYREHPLPLGALAQMSPASLPEIAFSLGQAGYTFLVATGHPHERAAERAHLGVAAHGPLVLDSITAWVLAKLDLLTCVANTFESVLIPVSAIDELRAWSERIGEAGSESMTLHSEGENIVRTVHSEDARNSQRAEIDDVVAKIGKSVTSVGIGMPKFQDAQVRQLADLLGDQFDTVSVATREGGTVLSLDLRFRQVACEIAGLNAVGIDALLDHLLEVEAIDREHHARSMMYLAVQGCGVLSVNANLLLAAFRADHSDKKGGFQFLARCLGGQNAEPNSHLIVASAFADLAFQVLTSLEAQSATSHVLRALVRLNGIATDQIVEAFTVRCGDDRVRRYAREWTRGHFLHCNPTTTE, from the coding sequence TGTCTCTGAGAAGTTGAACGAACAGGACAATCGTATTGCCAGACAGGAACTGCGGCAGCTTGAACTCGAAGACGGGACCACCGAGCAACTGAATGGAATTTCAACGAGACTGGAGATCGTCGAACAGAATACGCGCCTCGAAGCCGTCCGGACTGACTTCAGTGACCTGGTTCTCCAACCTGGGCGTAAGCTGATTGAGGAGCGGAAGTATGTCACGGCCCTTGGTATCTTTGATGCAGTTGAGAAAGGCGGTCCGTCCATACAGGACGATCCTGAATGGCACGCGAAAATCGCTTCGTTGAGAGGAAACTGCTATCTTCATCTCGGGCAGGAAGATCAGGCTAGCGCTCTTTTTCTCCGAGCCTATGAGCTTGATACAATCTCCCCGAAAATTCGCAGTAATGCCGTCACGGGTTTCCTAATTCGCGAGGAGTTGGAGGCCGCGGTCCGGATTGCCCAAGAGCTTTTGGATGAACATCCGGACACGCCGCACCATTGGATAAACTTTGTCCAGGCGAATGGAGCAATAGGAGCAGACCTTTCCTATTTGGACGACGTGCCAGTCTCTGTTCGGCATGATGAACAGGTCATGCTAACCACATTGAACGTCCTTCGGGCGCGTGATGATGCTGGCTGGAAAGCGAAGGCGCGCGACACGATCGCTGCATATCCGGAATCTCGCCCTGCCAGACGCTACGCCGCTGAAGCCGTTCTCGATGAAGCCGTGGAAGTGCTGCTTGCTCCATCGTCGAGCATTGCCCAGGCCGCCGAGGTTCGGCGTCGCGCCGAGGAGGCTGCCGAGAATTTAGCAGATCTTTGGACGACCTTGCTCATGACAGAGGTCCCCGCCCACAAGACACATATCTCGCTTCTTCAGAATGCCATCACCGGGTTTCGCATCGCGAATGAGCCGGAACGAGCCATGGAACTACTCGAGCCGTCGATTGACGCGCTGATCGAAGACGAAGCCAGCCGGACGATCGTCGCGGCCGTGGCGCTGGACCTTGGTCGTCAGGACATACTTGATCGCGTCTTTCAGCTGCCATTCGAAGATAAGGCCATCATGCAATTGGAGTGGGCCATTCGCGAACGCGATTGGGCCCAAGCCATCTTAGTCGTTGAGATGAACCCGGAAGACATTGAACGGCCCTCCGAGATTCCGGTGGACACCCTTCTCGAGGTGCTCAGAGCAATTGAGACGTCTCAGTCGAATAATGCTGAAGCAATTCTTGCGATTGCCGAAGAGATCCAGGATTCCGCATCAATGCTGACGACGAGCCAGCTCTGCAAGCGAGCCGGTATGGACGATGTCGCCGCAGATCTGGTTCGGCGGGCTTTAGATATGGGGCCGCCAGACAGCAGGTTCTTGAGGTTTAAACTCGCGGAATCCGCTGCAAAGTTGGATTGGCAGGATGACGTGATCGACCTCCTCGATGGGCACGTCAATCCTGAGGTGCCTGGACATGAGCGCTTTCGACTGGCGGTTGCGCATGCACGCGTATCGAAACCCAGGCAGTCTGGAGAGACTTTCTTTTCGCAGCTACGTCGCCATGCTGAAACCGACGTAGACCTACAACGAGCCGGAGGTCACTTCTTTGTTGCGATCGGGAAGGCACGCGAGGCCGTTCCATGGTTCAAGCGAGCTCTGAATCTGGAGCCGAACCAAGCGCACACCATTCTAGCGCTCTGGCAAGCTCTCGGCCGGTCCAATCAGAAACGACGGGCAGATGAACTGCTCGATGAAGTCGCCCTCGAGGAACTGGAGGGAGAACCAATTGACCAACTCAATCTCATCCAACTGCTGTGGCGTCGAGGACGCGCCGATGTCCTAGAGCAAGCCTACGATATCGTAACACATAATGAAGACGATCCAGAGGTTTGCCTGGCTTTCTTCGGGATGATGTTGATGGATGCGTTCGATGAGCGCCCCCCGGCCCTCCCTCAACACGATGTTGTCGAACTGGGAGCATGGGTGCGCCTTACGCGGCCCGATGGTGACCCGTTCGAATTTATCGTTGCGAACCAAGAGGACCATACCCGACAGCATTTTGACACCAAGAACGCAATCGTTGCTGCGGCGCTAGGCCAGCCAGTCGGAAGTGGATTCACCACCGATACAGGCCTCAAGCCGTCAGAATGGACGGTGACGGAGATCAAGCCGAAAACACTCCACCTCTTCCACAGGCTCTCGACCTCTTTTCAGGCTCGCTTCCCGGATCAGCGGGCCTTCCAATCGATGCGGATGATCAATGAAGATATCGAACCGATCCTCGACGTCATTCGCCAGAGGGGATCTTTCGTTGAGCGGCTCTTCACAAGCTACCGGGAACATCCGCTCCCGCTCGGCGCTTTGGCGCAAATGTCGCCCGCAAGTCTGCCGGAGATCGCCTTCAGCCTCGGACAGGCTGGCTACACCTTCTTGGTTGCGACGGGCCATCCGCACGAACGGGCGGCAGAACGTGCCCACCTTGGAGTGGCCGCACATGGTCCGCTCGTGCTTGATAGCATTACGGCATGGGTCCTAGCGAAATTGGACCTTCTCACCTGTGTCGCGAACACGTTTGAAAGCGTCTTGATCCCAGTATCAGCAATCGATGAGTTGCGCGCCTGGTCCGAACGCATCGGGGAAGCTGGTTCGGAGTCGATGACGTTGCACTCGGAAGGTGAGAATATCGTTCGCACAGTTCACTCTGAAGATGCGCGGAACTCGCAGCGAGCAGAAATCGATGACGTCGTTGCAAAGATCGGCAAAAGCGTAACTTCGGTCGGAATTGGAATGCCCAAATTCCAAGACGCGCAGGTTCGGCAATTGGCCGATCTCCTTGGAGACCAGTTTGACACCGTTTCCGTTGCGACCCGGGAGGGCGGAACAGTGTTATCCCTCGATCTTCGGTTCCGACAGGTCGCATGTGAGATCGCGGGTCTGAACGCGGTCGGGATCGATGCGCTATTGGATCATCTGCTCGAGGTCGAAGCCATCGACAGGGAGCACCATGCAAGGAGCATGATGTACCTGGCGGTGCAGGGCTGCGGGGTTCTCTCGGTGAATGCCAACCTACTGTTGGCAGCGTTCCGAGCTGATCACTCTGACAAGAAAGGGGGTTTTCAGTTTCTGGCAAGATGTTTGGGCGGGCAAAATGCCGAACCGAATAGCCATCTCATAGTCGCGTCCGCCTTTGCAGATCTTGCGTTTCAAGTGCTTACTTCGCTTGAGGCACAATCTGCCACTAGTCATGTGCTTCGTGCGCTAGTGCGGTTGAATGGAATTGCAACAGACCAGATCGTTGAGGCGTTCACCGTGAGATGTGGTGACGATCGTGTTCGACGATATGCACGCGAATGGACACGAGGTCATTTCCTACACTGTAATCCCACAACAACTGAGTAA